A genomic window from Thiohalophilus sp. includes:
- a CDS encoding EscU/YscU/HrcU family type III secretion system export apparatus switch protein, whose translation MSEQTGQPPLPLAVALHYDGENAPTVTAKGGGDLAQQILDIARQHEVPIQDNPELVKLLSRLELGEEIPHALYLAVAEVIAFAYMLRGKTPGNREQD comes from the coding sequence ATGAGTGAACAAACCGGACAACCGCCGCTGCCACTGGCTGTCGCACTGCACTATGACGGCGAAAACGCCCCGACGGTCACCGCCAAGGGCGGCGGCGACCTGGCACAACAAATTCTCGACATCGCCCGCCAGCATGAGGTACCGATTCAGGACAATCCGGAGCTGGTCAAACTGTTATCCCGGCTGGAACTGGGCGAAGAGATCCCGCACGCCCTGTATCTGGCGGTCGCCGAGGTGATCGCCTTTGCCTATATGTTACGCGGTAAAACGCCGGGGAATCGGGAACAAGACTAA
- a CDS encoding DUF2157 domain-containing protein translates to MGSNQRFIIKLVEQGYILPQKLEQALTVSGVYPDSHAWHKFIDHLFLWLGGLALAFAVLFFVAYNWSELGRLFRFALVEVLVIAAIVGYWKLGTERMAAKVALLGGTIGLGVLLALYGQTYQTGADPWQLFFNWSLLILPWVLVGRFAPLWLLWLALVNLSVMLYFTAFPGAFGLLLPRDTGMYWTLFLLNTLALVLWEWAATRWSFMDRRWAIRLVALASGYTITWLALISIVEGALTDRSGLVAGMIWLLWLASLGGVYRYRIRDLFMLTGGSLSVIVVVTTFLARHMLEGDPVGAFLFLAVVVMAGGSGSLIWLKRLHREWQS, encoded by the coding sequence TTATCATTAAGCTTGTAGAACAGGGTTACATCCTGCCGCAAAAGCTCGAACAGGCCCTGACGGTTAGCGGTGTTTATCCTGACTCGCATGCCTGGCATAAATTCATTGATCATCTCTTCTTATGGCTGGGCGGACTGGCACTGGCGTTTGCCGTGCTGTTTTTCGTCGCCTATAACTGGTCGGAGCTGGGGCGCCTGTTTCGTTTTGCTTTGGTTGAGGTGCTGGTGATCGCGGCGATTGTCGGTTACTGGAAACTGGGCACGGAGCGCATGGCCGCCAAGGTGGCGTTGCTGGGCGGGACGATCGGTCTGGGCGTATTGCTGGCCCTGTACGGGCAGACCTACCAGACCGGCGCGGATCCCTGGCAGCTGTTCTTTAACTGGTCGCTACTGATTCTGCCCTGGGTGCTGGTGGGCCGCTTCGCCCCCTTGTGGCTGCTTTGGCTGGCGCTGGTCAACCTGAGTGTGATGCTCTATTTCACTGCCTTCCCCGGTGCCTTCGGCTTGTTATTGCCCAGGGATACCGGCATGTACTGGACACTGTTCCTGCTTAATACCCTGGCACTGGTGTTGTGGGAGTGGGCCGCCACTCGCTGGTCGTTTATGGACCGGCGCTGGGCGATTCGACTGGTGGCGCTGGCCAGCGGTTACACCATTACCTGGCTGGCGCTGATCAGTATCGTTGAGGGGGCACTGACGGATCGTTCCGGCTTGGTGGCGGGGATGATCTGGCTGCTCTGGCTGGCGAGCCTGGGCGGGGTCTATCGCTACAGGATCCGCGATCTGTTCATGCTGACCGGGGGTTCGCTGTCCGTGATTGTGGTGGTGACCACGTTCCTGGCCCGACACATGCTGGAAGGCGATCCGGTGGGCGCGTTTTTGTTCCTGGCCGTTGTGGTGATGGCCGGCGGTAGTGGTTCGCTGATCTGGCTCAAACGTTTGCACAGAGAGTGGCAGTCATGA
- a CDS encoding EAL domain-containing protein, with protein sequence MKPATLGLRGRLLLLVLLAVIPAFALIGYTAHLQRKQVAAEVEEQALGIVRGAAREQRQLISMTRQLLMSMAQLPAVDPASDRVHDCSDILSMLRKPNPYYTNFGVATPDGQMYCSAIPMHRRVNITDRTYFQRAMRSRDLGIGDYQIGRLTGVPAINFGYPVTNQKGEIVSLVFAALNLSWLEEMIGNIELPDGSSLMVIDNLGTVLARYPQSGLAGESIRGEALFTAIKQMESESVVSLSERRGTSVLHAIAPLHYSTSGRIYITVGIPADVAFARVNQYLYRNTLLLAMVMLLVFAAAWFGSDMLVLRRIRALQTAARKLAAGDMSSRTGLPEGTEELGQLAGTFDEMAGALQRTNRALRTLSAGNHAVVRATDEPGLLRSLCDNIVAFGGYRIAWVGYHDEKVPGQLNLMAMAPQKEDALTTQEPLGLLDTATENSPVQEVFGNCEVFISRDLPSDPRMQPWRVAANRSGINALALFPLQINHRIIGILAIGSTDADAFDATEIALLEEAAEDLSYGIRALRTMEAHEQAHATITHMAYYDALTDLPNHTQFDEKLQVTIEQANPAVLLFIDLDRFREINEALGFHRGDTLLRDIGIRINRCLSDDILLARMRGNEFAVLLPGHKPGLAEKIVREILAVMEEPFEVDDLTLDVSITIGIVRFPEHGNDVPVLIRRAESAVRQARKEGESVAEYLPENEEQGQRRLSLASELRHAIEHDELILHYHPKIELEGERLWGVEALVRWRHPQRGLIPPDQFIPLAEETGLIKPLTDWVLEHAMCQSTRWRRYGLQIPISVNLSARNLHDRNLIEKVEHMLYVCETDVSLINLELTESALMMNPEKSLETLKKLNDRGFALFIDDFGTGYSSLSYLQKMPVGALKIDKSFVQAMLSSPESLTIVSSTIALAHDLGLLVVAEGVETAEQWQRLQLLGCDVAQGYYISKPLPIDEFEHWLAQSPYGRDNNGD encoded by the coding sequence GTGAAGCCGGCCACGTTGGGGCTGCGTGGGCGCTTGCTGCTGCTGGTTTTGCTGGCGGTGATCCCCGCCTTTGCGCTTATCGGCTATACGGCACATCTACAGCGCAAGCAGGTAGCGGCCGAGGTGGAGGAGCAGGCACTGGGTATCGTGCGTGGCGCGGCACGCGAACAACGCCAGCTGATCAGCATGACCCGGCAGTTGTTGATGAGCATGGCGCAGTTGCCGGCGGTGGACCCTGCCAGCGATCGGGTCCATGACTGCAGCGATATCCTGAGCATGCTGCGCAAGCCCAACCCGTATTACACCAACTTCGGTGTCGCAACGCCCGATGGCCAAATGTACTGCAGCGCCATACCGATGCACCGGCGGGTGAATATTACCGATCGAACCTATTTTCAGCGCGCGATGCGCAGCCGGGATCTGGGCATCGGCGATTACCAGATCGGGCGCCTTACCGGAGTCCCGGCGATCAATTTTGGCTATCCGGTGACCAACCAGAAAGGCGAGATTGTCTCGCTGGTATTTGCTGCCCTGAATCTCTCCTGGCTGGAAGAGATGATCGGTAACATCGAGCTGCCGGACGGCTCCAGTCTGATGGTCATCGATAATCTGGGTACCGTGCTGGCCCGTTACCCGCAGAGCGGATTGGCCGGGGAGTCGATTCGCGGCGAGGCGTTGTTCACGGCCATCAAACAGATGGAGTCCGAGTCAGTGGTTTCCCTGAGCGAACGGCGGGGAACATCGGTATTGCATGCCATTGCGCCATTGCATTACAGCACGTCGGGGCGGATTTATATCACTGTAGGTATTCCCGCCGATGTCGCTTTTGCCAGGGTAAATCAATACCTGTATCGCAATACCCTGCTGCTGGCGATGGTAATGCTGCTGGTGTTTGCCGCCGCCTGGTTCGGCAGCGATATGCTCGTGTTGCGCCGGATTCGTGCCCTGCAAACGGCCGCCCGAAAACTGGCCGCCGGCGATATGTCTTCTCGTACAGGGTTACCGGAAGGCACCGAGGAACTGGGGCAGCTGGCCGGCACGTTCGATGAAATGGCCGGGGCATTACAGCGCACCAATCGCGCTTTGCGCACACTCAGTGCCGGTAACCACGCCGTGGTCCGGGCGACCGATGAGCCGGGTCTGTTGCGTTCCCTGTGTGACAACATTGTTGCCTTCGGGGGGTATCGGATTGCCTGGGTGGGGTATCACGATGAAAAGGTTCCCGGACAGCTCAATCTCATGGCAATGGCACCGCAGAAAGAGGATGCCCTGACCACTCAGGAGCCCCTGGGCTTACTCGACACCGCAACGGAAAACAGTCCCGTACAGGAGGTGTTTGGTAACTGCGAGGTCTTCATCAGTCGTGATCTGCCCAGCGACCCGCGCATGCAGCCCTGGCGTGTGGCAGCCAATCGCTCCGGAATCAATGCCCTTGCCCTGTTTCCCCTGCAGATCAATCATCGAATCATCGGCATTCTGGCGATCGGCTCGACCGATGCCGATGCGTTTGATGCCACCGAGATTGCCCTGCTGGAAGAGGCGGCGGAAGATCTTTCCTATGGTATCCGGGCTCTGCGGACCATGGAAGCTCACGAGCAGGCGCACGCTACGATCACACACATGGCCTACTATGATGCGCTGACTGACTTACCCAATCATACCCAGTTCGACGAAAAACTGCAGGTAACGATTGAGCAGGCCAATCCTGCCGTGCTGTTGTTTATCGATCTTGACCGGTTTCGCGAGATCAATGAGGCACTGGGTTTTCATCGCGGGGATACATTGTTGCGCGATATCGGGATTCGAATCAATCGCTGTCTGTCCGACGACATCTTGCTGGCGCGCATGCGCGGTAACGAGTTTGCCGTTTTGCTGCCCGGTCACAAACCGGGCCTGGCGGAGAAAATCGTCAGGGAAATTCTGGCTGTGATGGAGGAGCCGTTCGAGGTGGATGATCTGACCCTGGATGTCAGCATTACGATCGGAATTGTTCGCTTTCCCGAACATGGGAATGACGTGCCGGTCTTGATTCGTCGGGCCGAATCGGCCGTGCGCCAGGCGCGCAAGGAGGGAGAAAGTGTTGCCGAGTATCTGCCGGAAAATGAGGAACAGGGCCAGCGTCGCCTCTCTCTGGCCAGTGAGTTGCGCCATGCCATTGAGCACGATGAACTGATTCTGCATTACCATCCCAAGATTGAACTGGAAGGCGAACGTCTCTGGGGTGTTGAGGCGCTGGTTCGCTGGCGCCATCCGCAACGGGGTCTGATTCCACCGGATCAATTCATTCCGCTGGCCGAAGAAACCGGCCTGATCAAGCCGCTGACCGACTGGGTGCTGGAACATGCCATGTGCCAGTCCACCCGGTGGCGTCGCTATGGACTGCAAATCCCCATTTCGGTCAACCTTTCGGCTCGCAATCTGCATGATCGAAACTTGATAGAGAAGGTCGAACATATGCTGTATGTCTGTGAGACGGATGTTTCCCTGATCAATCTGGAGCTGACCGAAAGTGCGTTGATGATGAATCCGGAAAAATCACTGGAAACGTTGAAAAAACTCAACGATCGGGGTTTTGCTCTGTTTATTGATGACTTTGGCACCGGTTATTCATCACTGAGTTATTTGCAGAAGATGCCGGTTGGTGCGCTCAAGATCGACAAGAGTTTTGTCCAGGCCATGCTTTCCAGTCCCGAGTCGTTGACCATCGTCAGTTCAACGATCGCCCTGGCCCATGATCTCGGGTTGTTAGTGGTTGCTGAAGGGGTGGAAACCGCAGAGCAGTGGCAGCGTCTGCAGCTTTTGGGTTGCGATGTGGCTCAGGGCTATTACATTAGCAAGCCCTTGCCGATAGATGAGTTCGAGCACTGGTTGGCGCAAAGTCCTTATGGCCGGGATAATAACGGGGATTGA
- a CDS encoding DUF4401 domain-containing protein — MRVLTGFSGWLAALFLLGFVGSAFVWAVENAILSLAVGAVMILGAYTILRHAANEFVEHLALALSLAGQVLVFWGLFRINTPGWSASTWLWIALLELALTWWMPSFVHRVFSTFLAAGALSTAFMQMHVPYVIDSVLLLAMAWIWLHLFRYPRQLARLRAVGYGLALALIPLKGSVLFQAGGTGWRAQPFQVESWLQPWMAELLTVAVMIYVVWQLLQRYQYDSGDRFSLLVLAATLLIALFSLEAPGLATALVILLLGFAVGNRVLLGLGIAALLFFISSYYYLLDITLLAKAGHLLLIGLALLMLRWLAARYLFNKGTTDVA, encoded by the coding sequence ATGCGTGTACTGACCGGTTTTTCCGGCTGGCTGGCCGCGTTGTTCCTGCTGGGTTTTGTCGGCTCGGCATTTGTCTGGGCCGTGGAAAACGCCATTCTCTCGCTGGCCGTGGGCGCGGTAATGATCCTGGGCGCGTATACAATCCTGCGTCATGCCGCTAACGAGTTCGTGGAGCATCTGGCTCTGGCATTGAGCCTGGCAGGGCAGGTGCTGGTGTTCTGGGGGCTGTTTCGGATTAACACTCCCGGCTGGTCGGCTTCTACCTGGTTGTGGATCGCGCTGCTGGAACTTGCCCTGACCTGGTGGATGCCGAGTTTCGTGCACCGGGTGTTTTCAACGTTTCTCGCAGCGGGCGCGTTGTCAACGGCCTTTATGCAGATGCACGTTCCCTATGTGATAGACAGTGTATTGCTGCTGGCTATGGCCTGGATCTGGCTGCACCTGTTTCGTTACCCACGCCAGCTTGCCCGTTTACGCGCGGTTGGTTACGGGCTTGCCCTGGCTTTGATTCCGTTGAAGGGCTCGGTGTTGTTTCAGGCCGGCGGCACGGGCTGGCGGGCACAACCATTTCAGGTCGAGTCATGGCTGCAACCGTGGATGGCCGAACTGTTGACCGTGGCGGTGATGATCTATGTGGTGTGGCAGTTGCTGCAACGCTATCAATACGACAGCGGTGATCGTTTCAGTTTGCTGGTTCTGGCTGCGACTTTGTTGATTGCGCTGTTCTCACTGGAAGCGCCGGGGTTGGCGACGGCACTGGTGATCCTGTTGCTGGGGTTTGCCGTGGGCAACCGGGTGTTACTGGGACTGGGGATCGCCGCGTTGCTGTTCTTTATCTCTTCTTATTATTATTTGCTGGATATCACTTTGCTGGCCAAGGCAGGCCATTTGCTGCTTATCGGATTGGCGTTGCTGATGTTGCGCTGGCTGGCTGCGCGCTACCTGTTCAACAAAGGAACAACCGATGTCGCTTAA
- a CDS encoding PilZ domain-containing protein produces the protein MLQVGLHSRERRAKHRLPFQRQVRIDSSTVGQLQLTGVDYSPSGISVCSSQPLPVGEQLMLRFPVGRHRQAELEVAGEVVHACRQDNGYTILSGFAFWKDSIRLWAPCPESLLVLFPIPRRFTA, from the coding sequence ATGTTACAGGTCGGGCTGCATTCCCGCGAACGGCGTGCAAAACACCGTTTGCCGTTCCAGCGCCAGGTCCGGATTGATTCATCCACGGTCGGACAATTACAACTGACGGGGGTTGATTACTCTCCTTCGGGAATTTCGGTATGTTCGTCTCAGCCGTTGCCGGTGGGGGAACAGTTGATGCTGCGGTTTCCCGTGGGGCGTCACCGGCAGGCGGAGCTGGAAGTGGCCGGTGAGGTTGTTCACGCTTGCCGACAGGACAACGGCTATACTATATTATCGGGATTCGCTTTCTGGAAAGACTCGATACGCCTCTGGGCACCTTGTCCTGAATCTCTCTTAGTCTTGTTCCCGATTCCCCGGCGTTTTACCGCGTAA
- a CDS encoding histone deacetylase family protein: protein MSIGFITHPDCALHDMGTGHPECPARLGAIQDQILSSGMELALQYYDAPLATREQLFRVHDPAYVDEIFRIAPDEGRVYLDADTLMGPYSLNAALRAAGAAVLGVDLVMNGKNNQAFCSVRPPGHHAERHRAMGFCIFNNVAVGAAHARQQYQLQRVAIVDFDVHHGNGTEDIFRDDAGVLFCSTFQHPFYPHTGADTQRDHIVNVPLPAASGGQAFREAVEQYWLARLDAFKPELILVSAGFDGHVEDEMAGLALVENDYAWVTRQIKQLADRHASGRIVSTLEGGYALSALGRSVVAHLNAML, encoded by the coding sequence ATGTCGATTGGCTTTATCACACATCCTGACTGTGCCTTGCATGATATGGGTACCGGACACCCGGAGTGTCCGGCACGTCTGGGGGCAATCCAGGATCAGATACTCTCCAGTGGTATGGAACTCGCGTTGCAATACTATGATGCCCCGCTGGCCACTCGGGAGCAGCTTTTCCGGGTGCATGATCCGGCCTATGTGGACGAGATATTCCGGATCGCCCCTGATGAAGGTCGGGTATACCTGGATGCCGATACTTTGATGGGTCCCTATTCACTGAATGCCGCATTACGTGCTGCCGGTGCGGCGGTGCTGGGTGTCGATCTGGTGATGAACGGCAAGAACAATCAGGCATTTTGCAGCGTCAGACCGCCAGGGCATCATGCTGAACGCCACCGTGCCATGGGTTTTTGTATCTTTAATAATGTGGCGGTCGGGGCGGCGCATGCCCGGCAGCAGTATCAGTTACAACGTGTCGCGATCGTCGATTTCGATGTGCATCATGGTAACGGCACGGAGGATATTTTTCGCGATGATGCCGGTGTCCTGTTTTGCTCGACCTTCCAGCATCCGTTTTATCCGCATACCGGTGCCGATACACAACGGGATCATATCGTGAATGTTCCTCTGCCGGCGGCCAGCGGCGGCCAGGCATTTCGCGAGGCGGTAGAGCAGTACTGGTTAGCACGCCTCGATGCCTTCAAACCAGAGTTGATCCTGGTGTCAGCCGGGTTTGACGGGCATGTGGAAGACGAAATGGCCGGACTGGCGCTGGTCGAAAATGATTACGCCTGGGTCACGCGACAGATCAAACAACTTGCTGATCGCCATGCCAGCGGACGGATTGTCTCGACTCTGGAAGGGGGATATGCCCTGTCGGCACTGGGTCGCAGCGTGGTCGCGCACCTGAATGCCATGCTTTGA
- a CDS encoding bifunctional acetate--CoA ligase family protein/GNAT family N-acetyltransferase yields MGQHYLDHLFSPRSIAVFGASQRPNTVGRRVYDNLQDSDYTGTVYAINPKYTQLREQPCYPDLQTIGQPIDLAVIATPATTVPGILHECGEYRVRAVIIHSAGFSEGSGHGQALEKEILDIARQYQIRVLGPNCLGLIRPGIGLNATFSKNSALPGKLSLVSQSGALCTAVLDWAMLHDIGFASIVSLGDAADIDFGDILDYLAQDAQTHSILLYIEGIRDARGFMSGLRSAACMKPVIVIKSGRHSEGVRAAVTHSGAMVGADDVFDAALQRAGVVRAMTVSQLFAAAQVLASEYRINGNRLAIITNGGGPGVMATDRAMDLGVQLAELSASTTDALDQVLPTHWSSSNPVDLLGDADADRYYHAVKACLDDTQVDGIVVMLTPQAMTDPTACAEAVIKAHKDSRKPVLACWMGEQQVNEANALFAKHHLPAFSSPETSVEAFFYLASYYHNQQLLLQVPTPLGRHSEPDIDGARLIIENVLQENRSVLTTAESKAVLHSFTIPVTQSIECHSPGDALVVAESIGFPVVMKIYSPDITHKTDVNGVRLNISDAQTVRSAFNELMATVSQKSRAADIRGVTLEPMYHAPNGRELIVGVIRDPVFGPAITFGAGGTQVEVLHDRTIALPPLNSYLARKMIEQTRVARLLGAWRNMPQVDMESLVQLLRRVSEMVCELPHIKSIDINPLIADEQGVIALDARIEVERPAPTLDRYGHMAIHPYPKQLISRMQLADGIDITIRPIRPEDATIEQSFVKNLSSQSKYFRFMRSLNELTPEMLVRFTQLDYHREMALIAVLDEATDETELGVARYVTNPDGKSCEFALVVADAWQGKGIGTHLMTALIDTARQRGLKQMEGEVLANNHDMLKLIEHLGFSARSSDDDPGIKVVLKKL; encoded by the coding sequence ATGGGACAACATTATCTCGACCACCTGTTTTCGCCCCGCTCCATCGCGGTATTTGGCGCCAGCCAGCGGCCCAACACAGTCGGCAGACGAGTATACGACAACCTGCAGGATAGTGATTACACCGGCACAGTGTATGCGATCAATCCCAAATATACGCAACTGCGTGAACAGCCCTGTTATCCGGACTTACAAACAATCGGCCAACCGATCGATCTGGCCGTGATCGCCACCCCGGCGACCACCGTGCCTGGTATCCTCCACGAATGCGGCGAATACAGAGTGCGTGCCGTAATCATTCACTCGGCCGGTTTCAGCGAAGGCTCAGGCCACGGCCAGGCACTCGAAAAGGAAATACTCGACATCGCACGCCAGTATCAGATCCGGGTACTGGGGCCAAACTGCCTGGGACTGATTCGTCCCGGCATCGGACTGAATGCCACCTTCAGTAAAAACAGTGCCCTGCCCGGAAAGCTGAGCCTGGTTTCCCAGTCAGGGGCACTGTGTACCGCAGTGCTCGACTGGGCGATGCTGCATGATATCGGTTTTGCCAGCATTGTTTCGCTGGGAGACGCCGCGGATATCGATTTTGGTGACATTCTCGATTATCTCGCTCAGGATGCACAAACCCACAGTATACTTTTATATATCGAAGGCATACGTGATGCTCGCGGTTTCATGAGCGGCTTGCGCAGTGCCGCGTGCATGAAACCGGTGATCGTGATCAAATCGGGACGTCACAGTGAAGGCGTTCGTGCCGCCGTCACCCACTCCGGCGCCATGGTCGGCGCCGATGATGTATTCGATGCCGCCCTGCAACGGGCCGGGGTGGTGCGGGCCATGACCGTCTCGCAACTGTTTGCCGCGGCCCAGGTGCTGGCCAGTGAATACCGGATCAACGGCAATCGTCTCGCCATCATCACCAACGGCGGAGGCCCCGGAGTGATGGCTACCGATCGCGCCATGGATCTCGGGGTGCAACTGGCCGAGCTGTCGGCATCGACCACCGACGCTCTGGACCAGGTTCTGCCGACGCACTGGTCCAGCAGCAATCCGGTGGATTTACTCGGCGATGCCGATGCCGATCGTTACTACCATGCCGTCAAGGCCTGCCTTGATGATACCCAGGTCGATGGCATCGTGGTGATGCTCACGCCCCAGGCCATGACCGATCCCACAGCCTGTGCTGAAGCAGTAATCAAGGCGCACAAGGATTCCCGCAAGCCGGTACTCGCCTGCTGGATGGGCGAGCAACAAGTCAACGAAGCCAATGCCCTGTTCGCCAAACACCATCTTCCCGCCTTCAGCAGTCCCGAAACCTCGGTCGAGGCTTTCTTTTACCTGGCCAGTTATTATCACAATCAGCAACTGCTGCTGCAGGTGCCGACGCCGCTGGGTCGCCATAGCGAGCCGGATATCGATGGCGCCCGGCTGATCATAGAAAATGTCTTGCAGGAAAACCGCAGCGTGCTGACCACCGCCGAATCCAAGGCGGTATTGCATAGCTTTACCATCCCCGTCACCCAGAGTATCGAGTGCCACAGCCCCGGTGATGCGCTGGTTGTGGCCGAATCGATCGGCTTTCCAGTGGTCATGAAAATCTACTCACCGGACATTACGCACAAAACCGATGTCAACGGCGTCAGATTGAACATCAGCGACGCCCAGACCGTACGCAGTGCTTTTAATGAACTGATGGCGACGGTAAGCCAAAAATCCCGCGCCGCGGATATCCGCGGTGTCACGCTTGAACCGATGTACCACGCCCCCAATGGACGGGAACTCATCGTCGGCGTCATCCGGGATCCGGTCTTCGGTCCGGCCATTACCTTCGGCGCCGGCGGCACCCAGGTGGAAGTGCTGCATGACCGAACCATTGCCCTGCCGCCACTGAACAGTTACCTGGCGCGCAAGATGATCGAACAAACCCGGGTGGCCCGCTTGCTCGGCGCCTGGCGTAATATGCCCCAGGTTGACATGGAAAGCCTGGTGCAGTTACTGCGCCGGGTTTCCGAAATGGTCTGCGAGCTGCCGCATATCAAATCCATCGACATTAACCCGTTAATCGCCGATGAACAGGGCGTGATCGCCCTGGATGCTCGCATCGAGGTGGAACGCCCGGCCCCGACCCTGGATCGCTATGGCCACATGGCCATCCATCCATATCCCAAACAACTAATCTCTCGCATGCAACTGGCGGACGGAATCGACATCACCATCCGCCCGATACGGCCCGAAGATGCAACAATCGAACAGAGTTTTGTCAAAAACCTATCCAGTCAGTCAAAGTATTTTCGCTTTATGCGCAGTCTTAACGAACTGACGCCGGAAATGCTGGTGCGCTTTACTCAGCTGGATTATCACCGCGAGATGGCCCTGATTGCCGTGCTGGACGAGGCGACGGATGAAACCGAGCTGGGCGTGGCCCGGTATGTTACCAATCCCGATGGCAAGAGCTGCGAATTTGCCCTGGTGGTGGCCGATGCCTGGCAAGGCAAGGGTATCGGCACACATTTAATGACGGCGCTGATCGACACGGCCCGACAACGTGGTCTGAAACAGATGGAAGGCGAAGTGCTGGCCAACAATCACGATATGCTGAAACTGATCGAACATCTCGGCTTCAGCGCCAGATCCAGTGACGATGATCCGGGTATTAAAGTCGTATTGAAAAAACTGTAA
- a CDS encoding GDYXXLXY domain-containing protein, translating to MSLNVKVALLTLVVALVLVNGAIYNKEQHLAHGQVVYLELAPVDPRSLMQGDYMALRFQLARSLYADLPKVKSEHGRQPVEAGDGYVVVSLGERNIATYRGLYQDQKLAENERLLYYRVRQGRVKFATNAFYFQEGRAGIYEPARYGRFRVDEQGELLLVGLHDEQLAPLTPGEPAR from the coding sequence ATGTCGCTTAACGTTAAGGTGGCCCTGTTGACGCTGGTGGTGGCCCTGGTGCTGGTGAACGGGGCGATCTACAACAAGGAACAGCATCTGGCCCACGGGCAGGTGGTGTATCTGGAACTGGCACCGGTCGATCCGCGCTCGTTGATGCAGGGCGATTACATGGCACTGCGTTTTCAACTGGCGCGATCTCTCTACGCGGATTTGCCGAAAGTGAAGTCTGAACATGGGCGGCAACCGGTCGAGGCCGGTGACGGCTATGTCGTCGTGTCGCTGGGTGAGCGTAATATCGCGACATATCGCGGGCTCTACCAGGACCAGAAGCTGGCGGAAAATGAACGGCTGTTATATTACCGGGTCCGCCAGGGCCGGGTGAAATTTGCCACCAATGCCTTTTATTTCCAGGAAGGGCGTGCCGGAATTTATGAACCGGCTCGCTATGGCCGCTTTCGGGTCGATGAACAGGGTGAATTATTACTGGTCGGTTTGCACGATGAACAACTTGCGCCACTGACGCCCGGTGAACCGGCTCGCTGA